The following proteins come from a genomic window of Trifolium pratense cultivar HEN17-A07 linkage group LG4, ARS_RC_1.1, whole genome shotgun sequence:
- the LOC123881450 gene encoding N-acylphosphatidylethanolamine synthase, which produces MSRTMEWAAKSDHLKGIPRKIVIAAVGSFAKTVSSLINTTSVHNADTLLRLVRSRPQSIPLITVSNHMSTLDDPSMWGFKGFPIFDTKIARWVLAAEDICFRNPLYSYIFRTGKCIPITRGGGIYQEHMNEALERLKDGEWLHTFPEGKVYQDDAPIRRLKWGTASLIVRAPITPIVLPIVHHGFHEVMPEKYMFGRRPPLPLWNKKINMIIGDPIEFDLPAMSEEAIAQSRNDSFPAIGWPRTSDGLDEAAQRYLYTTVSEKIRAAMERLRCYGKSFLKS; this is translated from the exons ATGTCGCGGACGATGGAGTGGGCGGCGAAGTCGGACCACCTTAAAGGCATACCAAGAAAAATTGTAATAGCAGCAGTCGGTTCCTTCGCCAAAACGGTGTCGTCTCTCATCAACACCACCTCCGTTCACAACGCCGACACTCTTCTCCGTCTCGTCCGTTCCAGACCCCAATCCATCCCCCTCATTACCGTCAGCAATCACATGTCCAC TTTGGATGATCCATCAATGTGGGGATTCAAGGGTTTTCCAATTTTTGATACTAAGATAGCTCGATGGGTTCTTGCTGCTGAAGATATCTGTTTCAGAAATCCACTTTATTCCTATATTTTTCGTACCG GGAAATGCATACCTATTACGAGAGGCGGCGGAATTTATCAAGAGCACATGAATGAAGCGCTTGAGCGCTTAAAAGATGGAGAATGG CTGCATACTTTTCCAGAAGGAAAAGTTTATCAAGATGATGCACCTATAAGGCGATTGAAATGGGGAACTGCTAGTCTAATTGTCCGTGCACCTATAACTCCGATTGTATTGCCAATTGTTCATCATGGTTTTCATGAG GTGATGCCAGAGAAATATATGTTTGGTAGACGGCCTCCTTTACCACTATGGAATAAAAAGATTAATATGATTATTGGCGATCCAATTGAATTTGACCTTCCAGCAATGAGTGAAGAGGCTATTGCCCAGTCTCGGAACGACTCATTCCCTGCTATTGGGTGGCCCAGAACTTCCGATGGTTTGGATGAGGCAGCACAGCGATATCTGTACACTACAGTTTCAGAGAAAATACGTGCTGCCATGGAGAGATTAAGGTGTTATGGTAAAAGTTTTCTGAAGTCATAA
- the LOC123922871 gene encoding protein FAR1-RELATED SEQUENCE 11-like, which produces MKDLEVSMISEETNGVSDWHLELLNDYASIVEDDEYLLQDPQHEPLTDQVNNIDECFPFEGQIFNSDYEAYEFYRLFARKNRFSIRRDHIYKSVKHESEMNPSGIYKREFVCHRGGIVKHRKTNEVDCQRNRKSSRCNCSAKMLVAISTIGVEEKWVVKYFNNDHNHELLDDKEVQFLPAYRSIPIVDQSRIMLLSKAGCSISLIMRVLELEKEICTGNLPFLEKDIRNFIQSQSGIGKESDASDVLKLCKSLKDIDDAFKYEFTIDESNKLEHIIWAFGDSIRAYEAFGDVVVFDTTYRINRYDMPLGIWVGVDNHGNTIFFGCTFLAFVEGKYPKTILTDQDPALKEAIAMELPNTKHAFCIWHIVAKLSSWFSFPLGSRYNDFKHEFHKVYHLECADDFEREWNLMVARFGLTYLKDFFFAGMTTTGRSESINSYIKRFLDVGVAVKIRNQAGEEARMRQKYHNLEIRTCFPIEEHAASILTPYAFGLLQHEIELATKYAATETDNGNYIVQHHTKVDGGRLVSWTVEEELINCSCKEFQFSGILCRHAIRVLMVKNYFSLPSKYLPFRWRRESSLIPNSSHVVNNNSGSSGKFQSLIQCLLVESLKTKEREQVAATKLEKVIRELKSMPENQEHEMHLEPDVPNHDGCDVENPIPSKSKGRPKGSRPKGGVEVAKKPRRCHVPNCGEFNHDTRNCPNKKKNLELPSQSPNK; this is translated from the exons atgaAAGATTTAGAGGTCAGTATGATATCTGAAGAAACAAATGGTGTTAGTGATTGGCACTTGGAGCTTCTTAACGATTATGCTTCTAtagttgaagatgatgaatattTACTTCAAGACCCTCAACATGAACCCTTGACTGATCAAGTCAATAATATTGATGAGTGTTTTCCATTTGAAGGGCAAATATTTAACAGTGATTATGAAGCTTATGAATTTTATCGTTTATTTGCACGAAAAAATCGATTTTCAATTAGGCGTGATCACATTTACAAATCTGTTAAACACGAGTCTGAGATGAATCCATCGGGTATTTATAAAAGGGAATTTGTTTGTCATCGTGGTGGTATTGTTAAACACCGCAAAACTAATGAAGTGGACTGCCAAAGAAACCGAAAATCTTCAAGATGTAATTGTAGTGCAAAGATGCTGGTTGCTATCAGTACAATTGGCGTCGAGGAAAAATGGGTGGTTAAGTATTTCAACAATGATCACAACCATGAGTTATTGGATGACAAAGAGGTTCAATTTCTTCCTGCCTATCGTAGCATCCCAATTGTTGATCAAAGTCGTATAATGTTGTTGTCGAAAGCCGGTTGCTCTATAAGTCTTATCATGAGAGTGCTTGAATTAGAGAAAGAAATATGTACAGGCAATCTACCATTTCTAGAGAAGgatattagaaattttattcaatcTCAGAGTGGTATTGGTAAAGAAAGTGATGCTTCAGATGTTCTTAAATTGTGCAAAAGTTTGAAAGATATAGATGACGCATTCAAATATGAATTTACAATTGATGAAAGTAACAAATTGGAGCATATTATTTGGGCATTTGGTGATTCAATTCGAGCATATGAAGCTTTCGGAGATGTTGTAGTTTTTGATACCACATATAGAATAAATCGTTATGATATGCCACTTGGGATATGGGTTGGTGTTGATAACCATGGAAATACAATTTTCTTTGGTTGT ACTTTCCTAGCTTTTGTTGAAGGAAAATATCCAAAAACTATTCTTACGGATCAAGATCCCGCACTTAAAGAAGCCATTGCAATGGAATTGCCAAATACGAAACATGCATTTTGCATATGGCATATTGTAGCAAAGTTGTCAAGTTGGTTTTCTTTTCCTCTAGGTTCGAGATATAACGACTTTAAACATGAGTTTCATAAGGTGTATCATTTAGAATGTGCGGATGATTTTGAACGAGAATGGAACTTAATGGTTGCTCGGTTTGGTCTAA CTTAtttgaaagactttttttttgccGGGATGACGACAACAGGACGCTCAGAATCAATAAACTCGTATATTAAAAGATTCTTAGAT GTTGGTGTTGCAGTCAAAATTAGAAATCAAGCTGGAGAAGAGGCAAGAATGCGTCAAAAGTATCACAATCTTGAAATTAGAACATGTTTTCCTATTGAGGAACATGCTGCATCTATTCTCACACCATATGCCTTTGGGTTGCTGCAACATGAGATTGAATTAGCTACAAAATATGCAGCAACTGAAACTGATAATGGCAATTATATTGTGCAACATCATACCAAAGTTGATGGTGGTCGTCTAGTAAGTTGGACAGTAGAAGAAGAGTTAATTAATTGCTCTTGCAAAGAATTTCAGTTTTCAGGAATATTGTGCAGACATGCTATTCGAGTGTTAAtggtgaaaaattatttttccctTCCGTCAAAGTATCTTCCTTTTCGATGGAGACGAGAAAGTTCATTGATCCCAAATTCTAGTCATGTAGTCAACAACAATAGTGGCTCATCTGGAAAGTTTCAATCTCTAATTCAATGTTTGTTAGTTGAATCCTTAAAGACAAAAGAACGAGAGCAAGTAGCAGCCACAAAACTAGAAAAAGTCATCCGAGAGCTAAAAAGTATGCCTGAAAATCAAGAACATGAGATGCATTTGGAACCTGATGTTCCAAATCATGATGGTTGTGATGTTGAAAATCCCATTCCCTCAAAATCCAAAGGTCGGCCAAAAGGATCAAGACCAAAAGGAGGAGTTGAAGTTGCAAAGAAGCCACGTCGTTGCCATGTTCCAAATTGTGGTGAATTTAATCACGACACACGAAATTGtccaaacaaaaagaaaaatctcgAATTGCCTTCTCAATCTCCTAATAAGTAA